DNA from Nocardioides seonyuensis:
GGCGCCCCTCCGGTCGGTGCGACGCCGTAGCGGCCCAGGACGTAACCCATGATGCGCGAGAAGACCGGTCCGGTGATCGAGCCACCACCCCCGTCGACCTCGGGGTCGTGGATCACCACGTAGACGGTGAACCTCGCGTCGTCGGCCGGCGCGAAACCAGCGAACGAGACGCTGAACCCCTGGTAGCACCCGCACTCGGGGTCGACGCGCTGGGCGGTCCCGGTCTTTCCTGCGACGAGGTAGCCGGGGACCTGGGCGCGGGGCGCGATCTGCACGTCGGGTCGACGACCTTCTCCATCATCTTGGCGGTGCCGCGTGCCGCACG
Protein-coding regions in this window:
- a CDS encoding penicillin-binding transpeptidase domain-containing protein — encoded protein: MQIAPRAQVPGYLVAGKTGTAQRVDPECGCYQGFSVSFAGFAPADDARFTVYVVIHDPEVDGGGGSITGPVFSRIMGYVLGRYGVAPTGGAPSRLPIEWR